One Cellulomonas taurus genomic region harbors:
- a CDS encoding NAD(P)-binding domain-containing protein — MAPDDDLQPVDVVVIGAGQAGLSAAAHLRRSGFAPVDAPEPGAPTFVVLDAADGPGGAWRERWPSLTMRTVHSVYELPNRPMPSFDPELSAAVALPGYFGAFEADEGLRVRRPVQVRAVTDAPDGLLAVESVDRSGLPVGDPGPQARSTEQPVDLLGCGAGALRPEPHAVPTVPQAPRRVRRTWLARALINATGTWTRPFWPVYPGQRDFAGTQLHTHDYRGPEEFAGRRVIVVGGGSSAAQHLLAIAGVAASTTWVTRRPPEWVDADFSPELGREAVARVEQRTREGLPPASIVSATGLSLTPEYRAGIASGVLLARPMFDRLVPDGARWVPGPVAEGWVDGPEHVAADVVLWATGFRPAVEHLAGLKLRHRNGGIELNGTRAVVDSRVQLVGYGPSASTIGANRAGRAAAREVRRLLDA, encoded by the coding sequence GTGGCCCCTGATGACGACCTGCAGCCGGTGGATGTGGTGGTGATCGGCGCCGGACAGGCCGGACTGTCGGCCGCCGCGCACCTGCGACGTTCCGGATTCGCCCCGGTCGACGCCCCCGAGCCGGGTGCACCGACCTTCGTGGTGCTGGACGCCGCCGACGGTCCGGGCGGTGCCTGGCGCGAACGCTGGCCGTCGCTGACCATGCGGACCGTGCACAGCGTGTACGAACTGCCGAACCGGCCGATGCCGAGCTTCGACCCCGAACTGTCGGCTGCGGTGGCGCTGCCCGGTTACTTCGGCGCGTTCGAGGCGGACGAGGGGCTGCGGGTGCGACGCCCGGTCCAGGTGCGGGCGGTGACCGACGCGCCCGACGGGCTGCTGGCGGTGGAGTCGGTGGACCGCTCCGGGCTGCCGGTCGGCGACCCGGGGCCGCAGGCGCGGTCGACCGAACAGCCCGTCGACCTGCTCGGCTGCGGGGCCGGGGCGCTCCGGCCGGAGCCGCACGCGGTGCCGACCGTCCCGCAGGCACCCCGCCGGGTGCGCCGGACCTGGCTCGCCCGGGCGCTGATCAACGCCACCGGCACCTGGACCCGACCGTTCTGGCCGGTGTACCCCGGGCAGCGCGACTTCGCCGGGACCCAGCTGCACACCCACGACTACCGCGGACCGGAGGAGTTCGCCGGTCGCCGGGTGATCGTGGTCGGCGGCGGGAGCTCGGCGGCCCAGCACCTGCTGGCGATCGCCGGGGTGGCCGCCTCGACCACCTGGGTCACTCGTCGGCCGCCGGAGTGGGTGGACGCCGACTTCTCCCCGGAGCTGGGTCGGGAGGCGGTGGCCCGGGTGGAGCAGCGCACCCGGGAGGGGCTGCCACCGGCCAGCATCGTGTCGGCGACCGGGCTGTCCCTGACCCCGGAGTACCGGGCGGGCATCGCGTCGGGCGTGCTGCTGGCCCGGCCGATGTTCGACCGTCTGGTCCCGGACGGTGCCCGCTGGGTGCCCGGGCCGGTCGCGGAGGGCTGGGTGGACGGGCCGGAGCACGTGGCGGCGGACGTGGTGCTGTGGGCGACCGGGTTCCGGCCGGCGGTGGAGCACCTGGCGGGTCTGAAGCTGCGGCACCGCAACGGCGGCATCGAGCTGAACGGCACCCGGGCGGTGGTCGACTCTCGGGTGCAGCTGGTCGGTTACGGGCCCAGTGCCAGCACCATCGGGGCGAATCGGGCCGGTCGGGCGGCCGCGCGCGAGGTGCGACGGCTGCTCGACGCCTGA
- a CDS encoding heme/hemin ABC transporter substrate-binding protein: protein MSLFRRALMSFVALAVLAGCSLNGPAGDAGPVAAADRPALDSLTPLDHPREYAGPSTAVSSAAPVAPVVDDPRPALPATVTDAQGTTVTVTDTSRILALDLYGSTSRIVYELGLGDSVVGRDTSSDFTEIIDKPLVTTNGHELTGEAILNLAPTLIITDTTLGPWDVVLQMRDAGIPVVVMDAHRGLDTVATLITQVAAAVGLPEAGAALSERTQAEIDRVSTQIARLAPADPAEKLRVVFLYLRGSAGVYYLFGTGSGADSLISTLGGVDVATEIGWQGMRPITDEGLIAAQPDLILVMTEGLASVGGVDGLLEQLPAVAQTPAGEHRRVVDMADSQLLGFGPTTAQTLDALARAFYAPDAA from the coding sequence ATGTCGTTGTTCCGTCGTGCCCTCATGTCGTTCGTCGCGCTCGCCGTCCTGGCCGGGTGTTCGCTGAACGGCCCCGCGGGCGACGCCGGTCCGGTCGCCGCCGCCGACCGTCCGGCGCTGGACTCGCTGACCCCGCTGGACCACCCCCGGGAGTACGCCGGGCCGAGCACCGCGGTGTCGTCCGCCGCGCCGGTGGCTCCGGTGGTCGACGATCCGCGGCCCGCGCTGCCCGCCACGGTCACCGACGCGCAGGGCACCACCGTGACCGTCACGGACACCAGCCGGATCCTGGCGCTCGACCTGTACGGCTCCACCTCACGGATCGTCTACGAGCTGGGACTGGGCGACAGCGTCGTCGGCCGGGACACCTCCTCGGACTTCACCGAGATCATCGACAAGCCGCTGGTCACCACGAACGGCCACGAGCTCACCGGCGAGGCGATCCTGAACCTCGCGCCGACGCTCATCATCACGGACACCACCCTCGGCCCCTGGGATGTGGTGTTGCAGATGCGGGACGCCGGGATCCCGGTGGTCGTGATGGACGCGCATCGCGGTCTGGACACGGTGGCCACCCTGATCACCCAGGTCGCGGCCGCCGTCGGACTGCCGGAGGCCGGTGCTGCGCTGAGCGAGCGCACCCAGGCGGAGATCGACCGGGTGAGCACCCAGATCGCCCGGCTGGCGCCCGCCGATCCCGCGGAGAAGCTGCGGGTGGTCTTCCTCTACCTGCGGGGCAGCGCCGGGGTCTACTACCTGTTCGGCACCGGTTCGGGAGCCGATTCGTTGATCAGCACCCTCGGCGGGGTGGACGTCGCCACCGAGATCGGCTGGCAGGGGATGCGGCCGATCACCGACGAGGGACTGATCGCGGCACAGCCGGATCTGATCCTGGTGATGACCGAGGGTCTGGCGTCGGTGGGCGGGGTGGACGGTCTGCTGGAGCAGCTGCCCGCGGTGGCCCAGACCCCCGCGGGGGAGCACCGCCGGGTGGTCGACATGGCCGACAGTCAGCTGCTCGGCTTCGGGCCCACCACCGCGCAGACCCTGGACGCGCTGGCCCGGGCGTTCTACGCACCGGACGCGGCATGA
- a CDS encoding DUF5997 family protein — protein MKPATAAAKLGVYLPATPAEFQAGPVSRDQLDEWQQNPPEWLTELRRNGPHPRQVVAARLRVSMSGLARAGLTDPLTTEQIEAVIAEAPEWLHRERASFAEVKREEQRLKER, from the coding sequence ATGAAGCCCGCCACCGCCGCGGCCAAGCTCGGCGTGTACCTGCCGGCGACCCCGGCGGAGTTCCAGGCCGGGCCGGTGTCCCGCGACCAGCTGGACGAGTGGCAGCAGAACCCGCCGGAGTGGCTGACCGAGCTGCGCCGCAACGGACCGCACCCCCGCCAGGTGGTGGCGGCCCGGCTGCGGGTGTCGATGTCGGGGTTGGCCCGGGCCGGGCTGACCGACCCGTTGACCACCGAGCAGATCGAGGCAGTGATCGCCGAGGCGCCCGAGTGGCTGCACCGGGAGCGGGCCAGCTTCGCCGAGGTCAAGCGTGAGGAGCAGCGGCTCAAGGAGCGCTGA
- the mshD gene encoding mycothiol synthase, whose product MSHTVRRTTGSLPDATAGSVRALARAAADIDGVPPLSEQPLLWLTGGGPAVHHLLVGPDEAPTGYAQLDLRDPARATAELVVHPEHRRTGRGTALLDALTTTAEQVDVWAHGDLPAARSLAARRGLPVVRELWQMRLDPLTTPAAPMPTPPDVLVRPFVPGRDEGPWLALNAAAFAHHPEQGRLDRADLTARQNEPWFDPAGFLLAESRADGRLLAAGWTKVPPGEDEGEIYVLGVHPGAQGRGLGRLLTDRMLSHLADRGLRAVVLYTEGDNTPAVRTYQRAGFVRSAVDVVFRL is encoded by the coding sequence ATGAGCCACACCGTGCGCCGCACGACCGGGTCCCTCCCCGACGCCACCGCCGGATCCGTCCGTGCGCTCGCCCGGGCCGCCGCCGATATCGACGGCGTGCCGCCGCTGTCCGAGCAGCCGTTGCTGTGGCTGACCGGCGGCGGACCCGCCGTCCACCACTTGCTGGTCGGCCCGGACGAGGCACCGACCGGCTACGCGCAGCTGGACCTGCGCGATCCGGCGCGGGCCACCGCCGAGCTGGTGGTGCACCCGGAGCACCGTCGGACCGGCCGGGGCACCGCTCTGCTGGACGCGTTGACCACCACCGCCGAGCAGGTGGACGTCTGGGCGCACGGCGACCTCCCCGCCGCCCGCTCGCTCGCCGCCCGCCGCGGCCTGCCGGTGGTCCGCGAGCTCTGGCAGATGCGGCTCGATCCCCTGACCACCCCCGCCGCACCGATGCCCACACCGCCGGACGTGCTGGTTCGTCCCTTCGTGCCCGGGCGGGACGAGGGCCCCTGGCTGGCGCTGAACGCCGCGGCCTTCGCGCACCACCCCGAGCAGGGCCGGCTCGACCGCGCCGACCTGACGGCGCGGCAGAACGAACCGTGGTTCGACCCGGCCGGATTCCTGCTCGCCGAGTCCCGGGCCGACGGGCGGCTGCTCGCGGCGGGTTGGACCAAGGTGCCGCCGGGTGAGGACGAAGGCGAGATCTACGTGCTGGGGGTGCATCCCGGGGCGCAGGGCCGCGGACTGGGGCGCCTGCTGACCGACCGGATGCTGAGCCATCTGGCCGACCGGGGTCTGCGCGCCGTCGTCCTCTACACCGAGGGCGACAACACCCCGGCCGTCCGCACCTATCAGCGCGCGGGCTTCGTCCGCAGCGCGGTGGACGTGGTGTTCCGGCTCTGA